From Aquificota bacterium, one genomic window encodes:
- a CDS encoding dienelactone hydrolase family protein yields the protein MGKMISFKKDGIEVSGYLAEPEMKGPMIIVFHEWWGLVDHIKDVCDRLAKEGFYAFGIDLYRGQTASDPDKAGKLMQDLFQNRFSEAEAMVKASIEYFREQDMGYVPRVGEFMLGATGFCCGGTCTWYFGAKFSEDFKALVPYYGLYSIVPIDFSKIKAPVLAIHAGQDSFIPLSEVVKAIEECNKNKVQAQFIIYSGVDHAFFNDTRPEVYHEEYANDVWEKTIAFFNKHLK from the coding sequence ATGGGGAAGATGATAAGCTTCAAAAAGGATGGTATAGAAGTGTCTGGCTACCTTGCAGAACCAGAAATGAAAGGCCCTATGATCATAGTCTTTCATGAGTGGTGGGGGCTTGTGGACCACATAAAGGATGTATGCGACAGGTTAGCCAAGGAAGGCTTTTATGCCTTTGGCATAGACCTATACAGAGGCCAGACTGCCAGCGACCCAGACAAGGCAGGAAAGCTCATGCAAGACCTTTTCCAAAATAGGTTCTCAGAGGCGGAAGCCATGGTTAAGGCCTCTATTGAATACTTTAGAGAGCAAGACATGGGTTATGTACCAAGGGTGGGAGAGTTTATGCTTGGTGCCACCGGCTTTTGCTGTGGTGGGACATGCACTTGGTACTTTGGAGCCAAGTTCTCAGAAGACTTTAAGGCTTTGGTGCCTTATTATGGCCTTTACAGCATAGTTCCCATTGACTTTTCAAAGATAAAGGCTCCAGTGCTGGCAATCCATGCAGGACAAGACTCCTTTATACCCCTTTCGGAAGTGGTAAAGGCCATAGAAGAGTGCAACAAAAATAAGGTTCAAGCTCAGTTTATCATATACTCTGGTGTGGACCACGCCTTCTTCAACGACACAAGGCCAGAGGTATACCACGAAGAGTATGCCAATGATGTATGGGAGAAGACTATAGCCTTTTTCAATAAGCACCTCAAATGA
- a CDS encoding ribosome maturation factor RimP: MQLQEKLIVERVKELVEPIIKSMGYKLFDVEFKPEKGWVLRIILDKEGGITIGDCEEVSKRVSALLDVEDIIPVSYLLEVSSPGLTRELTKPSHFEFFVGRLVRLVLREAIEGKRELKGYIEGIKENILHIRERETEKEYHIPLSLIAKANLEPERW, encoded by the coding sequence ATGCAATTGCAAGAAAAATTAATAGTGGAAAGGGTAAAAGAGCTTGTGGAACCAATAATAAAGAGTATGGGCTACAAGCTTTTTGATGTGGAATTTAAGCCAGAAAAGGGGTGGGTTTTGAGGATAATATTGGACAAGGAAGGTGGTATAACCATAGGTGATTGTGAGGAGGTAAGCAAAAGGGTAAGCGCCCTCTTGGATGTGGAGGATATTATTCCCGTTTCTTACTTGCTTGAAGTCTCTTCTCCCGGACTTACCAGAGAGCTTACAAAGCCATCTCACTTTGAGTTTTTTGTAGGTAGGCTTGTAAGGCTTGTTTTGAGGGAGGCCATAGAAGGTAAAAGGGAGCTTAAAGGCTACATAGAAGGTATAAAAGAGAACATACTTCACATAAGAGAAAGAGAGACGGAAAAGGAATACCACATTCCTCTATCCTTAATAGCCAAGGCAAACTTGGAGCCAGAAAGATGGTAA